Proteins encoded in a region of the Paenibacillus sp. W2I17 genome:
- a CDS encoding DUF4385 domain-containing protein: MKKFDYSLNYDELDLRKHPELYTVGRGEQGVLMVEPYKGEILPHWRFKTPEIATESSEKIYELFLEYKKKGDFVGMDMARKFLQMGYTRARRYTNHKGGRKYSKEDGSILPYQNDKVKAEAAAIFKAQWEIAKTDPDYVKMKKEHREKYESDEA, translated from the coding sequence ATGAAAAAATTTGATTACAGTCTCAATTATGATGAGTTGGATCTGCGCAAACATCCTGAGCTGTACACCGTAGGCCGGGGAGAGCAGGGTGTGCTGATGGTAGAGCCGTACAAAGGCGAGATTCTGCCACACTGGCGCTTCAAAACACCCGAGATTGCGACAGAGTCATCGGAGAAAATCTATGAGCTATTTTTGGAGTATAAGAAAAAGGGAGATTTCGTCGGTATGGATATGGCTCGAAAATTTCTCCAGATGGGTTATACACGGGCCAGACGTTATACGAATCACAAAGGAGGACGCAAATACTCGAAGGAGGATGGCTCAATATTGCCCTATCAGAATGACAAGGTGAAGGCAGAAGCCGCGGCAATATTCAAAGCACAATGGGAGATTGCGAAGACGGATCCAGACTATGTGAAGATGAAGAAGGAGCATCGGGAAAAGTACGAGTCTGATGAGGCGTAG
- a CDS encoding SDR family oxidoreductase, translated as MIKEQHQWVLITGASSGIGEVFALEMASKGKNIVLVARTESKLNQLAERIERTYQVRAEVIVSDLSQVDAPQRVYEECQNRGIHIDMLINNAGFATHGLFEQVDGSRQQEEIMLNVLALTNMTHLFLPGMLQKRNGAVINVSSTAAFQPDPYMAVYGATKAFVLSFTEALYEENRKRGVQFLALCPGSTETSFFDVVGADEASVGKRDTPEHVVAVAMRALESGKPYAVPGAGNYWTAQFTRLVPRKLMLRIVGSMLRPRSKDGKAEKVQA; from the coding sequence ATGATAAAGGAACAGCATCAATGGGTACTTATTACAGGTGCTTCTTCAGGTATTGGGGAAGTTTTTGCACTCGAAATGGCTTCCAAGGGTAAAAATATCGTGCTGGTGGCCAGAACAGAATCCAAACTGAATCAATTGGCCGAACGTATAGAACGTACATATCAAGTAAGGGCTGAGGTAATCGTATCGGATTTGTCTCAAGTCGATGCACCTCAGAGGGTATATGAGGAATGTCAGAATCGGGGAATACACATCGATATGCTGATTAACAATGCGGGATTTGCTACCCATGGATTATTTGAACAGGTGGATGGTTCCCGCCAGCAGGAGGAGATTATGTTGAACGTGCTCGCCTTGACGAACATGACACATCTTTTCTTGCCAGGCATGTTACAGAAGCGAAATGGTGCTGTCATTAATGTGTCGTCGACGGCTGCCTTTCAACCTGATCCGTATATGGCTGTGTATGGAGCAACGAAGGCATTTGTACTTTCTTTTACAGAGGCATTATACGAAGAAAACAGGAAGCGTGGCGTTCAATTTTTGGCACTATGCCCAGGCTCCACCGAGACTTCGTTCTTTGATGTGGTGGGTGCTGATGAAGCCTCGGTGGGTAAACGTGATACCCCTGAGCATGTCGTGGCGGTGGCCATGAGAGCACTGGAGTCAGGCAAACCTTATGCTGTGCCGGGGGCCGGTAATTACTGGACAGCGCAGTTCACCCGCCTCGTGCCACGCAAGTTGATGTTGCGAATTGTAGGAAGTATGCTCCGTCCACGTTCCAAGGATGGTAAAGCAGAAAAAGTACAAGCCTGA
- a CDS encoding VWA domain-containing protein — translation MTDSFIHLNTGQNISINESTQLQVTIQCTSSPSPLDVSCFMVNEEGKVPSDDYFVFYNQKADPHQSVLLQQAEELKSSFVLDTNQLRQAPVEKCVFTATLDAGGTFADVQACQAIVQAGSQQITYEITQVTAETALIFIEIYKYRDGFKVRAIGRGFFGGLQPLAESFGVEIESNDTSEAEQVLLTAQAEVAAASPEVLVPDAAPNTNHAPLNLTKIDLLKRKVTLSLQKKKIEPIQARVAVVFDASGSMYHLYRKGIVQEAFERILAIAAAFDDNGELDVWFFAKDFLRAPSVTARDFENYIERTYTLGSKGGTNNEPPVMQDVIRKYTIEEPDVKIPTYIIFFSDGGVSQKGKIMRLITESSTKNLFWQFVGLGQANYGILEKLDDMTGRFIDNADFFALDDISKISDEELYDRLLTEFPGWIKEARAKGILA, via the coding sequence ATGACAGATTCGTTCATCCATTTAAATACAGGCCAGAATATCAGTATCAACGAATCCACCCAACTTCAGGTAACCATTCAATGTACATCATCTCCTTCTCCCTTGGATGTTAGCTGCTTTATGGTGAACGAAGAGGGAAAGGTCCCATCTGACGACTATTTTGTATTTTATAATCAGAAGGCCGATCCCCATCAAAGTGTGCTTCTGCAACAGGCAGAGGAACTGAAATCCTCTTTTGTACTGGATACAAATCAATTACGGCAGGCCCCTGTGGAAAAATGTGTGTTTACGGCTACTCTGGATGCGGGAGGGACTTTCGCCGATGTTCAGGCATGTCAGGCGATTGTACAAGCTGGTTCCCAGCAGATCACCTATGAGATCACGCAGGTCACTGCGGAAACAGCTCTTATTTTTATTGAAATCTATAAGTATCGTGACGGGTTCAAAGTTCGTGCGATTGGACGAGGTTTCTTTGGTGGATTGCAGCCGCTGGCAGAGTCATTTGGTGTTGAAATTGAGAGTAACGACACCTCGGAAGCCGAACAGGTTCTTCTCACGGCACAAGCTGAAGTGGCAGCCGCCTCTCCAGAAGTCTTGGTACCTGATGCTGCACCAAACACGAATCATGCGCCGCTTAACCTGACCAAGATCGATCTCCTCAAGCGTAAAGTAACCCTGTCTCTGCAAAAGAAAAAGATCGAACCTATACAGGCACGTGTTGCTGTCGTATTTGATGCATCAGGCTCCATGTACCATCTGTATCGCAAAGGCATCGTGCAAGAAGCCTTTGAGCGTATCCTGGCAATTGCAGCAGCGTTTGATGATAACGGGGAGTTGGACGTCTGGTTCTTCGCCAAAGACTTCTTGCGTGCACCTAGCGTCACCGCCAGGGATTTCGAGAATTATATTGAACGCACATATACGCTGGGAAGCAAAGGCGGTACCAATAACGAACCTCCTGTGATGCAGGATGTCATTCGCAAATATACGATCGAGGAACCCGATGTGAAGATTCCAACGTATATTATCTTTTTTAGCGATGGCGGGGTCAGTCAAAAAGGGAAAATCATGCGGCTTATTACCGAAAGCTCAACCAAAAACCTGTTCTGGCAATTCGTTGGCCTAGGACAAGCCAATTACGGTATCCTTGAGAAACTCGATGACATGACTGGACGTTTCATCGATAATGCTGACTTTTTTGCTCTCGACGACATCTCCAAGATCAGCGATGAAGAATTGTACGATCGTCTCCTCACTGAATTTCCAGGTTGGATAAAGGAAGCTCGGGCCAAAGGCATTTTGGCCTAA
- a CDS encoding GNAT family N-acetyltransferase encodes MSLDVTIRHSSTTDLQDMVILMDQLGYPTTYAEMEERYTHIAADANFTTLVAETRGRVVGLIGLQTSYLYEKNGRHCRILALVVHDQFRGSGIGRQLILEAEQWAATHNVDSLSLNSANSPEREAAHEFYRQMGFTAGSTGFSKKPQILQHT; translated from the coding sequence ATGAGTCTGGATGTAACCATTAGACATAGTTCTACTACGGATCTGCAAGATATGGTCATTCTGATGGATCAACTCGGTTATCCAACCACTTACGCCGAGATGGAGGAGCGCTATACCCACATTGCTGCAGACGCTAACTTCACCACACTGGTTGCTGAAACACGCGGACGTGTAGTTGGACTGATCGGATTACAGACGTCTTATCTGTATGAAAAGAACGGAAGACACTGCCGTATCTTGGCATTGGTTGTACACGACCAGTTCAGAGGCTCAGGCATCGGCCGTCAACTCATTCTGGAAGCCGAACAATGGGCAGCCACGCATAACGTGGATTCCCTGTCTCTGAACAGTGCCAATAGCCCGGAACGTGAAGCTGCACATGAATTCTATCGCCAGATGGGCTTTACAGCCGGGAGTACCGGGTTTAGCAAAAAGCCGCAGATTCTACAGCACACTTAA
- a CDS encoding zinc ribbon domain-containing protein YjdM has protein sequence MSNLPNCPKCNSEYTYEDGNLLVCPECAHEWSLEADNENAEDAKVIRDANGNVLSDGDTVTVIKDLKVKGSSLVVKQGTKVKNIRLIDGDHDIDCKIDSLGAMKLKSEFVKKI, from the coding sequence ATGTCTAATTTGCCTAACTGCCCCAAATGTAATTCAGAGTACACGTACGAGGATGGTAACCTGTTGGTTTGCCCGGAGTGCGCCCATGAATGGTCTTTGGAAGCAGACAATGAGAATGCAGAGGATGCAAAAGTAATCCGCGATGCCAACGGAAATGTGCTAAGTGATGGCGATACCGTTACGGTCATTAAAGATCTGAAGGTAAAAGGCAGCTCACTCGTGGTCAAACAGGGTACGAAAGTGAAGAATATCCGCCTGATTGATGGGGATCATGATATTGATTGCAAGATTGACAGTTTGGGTGCGATGAAGCTGAAATCCGAGTTTGTGAAAAAGATATAA
- a CDS encoding SDR family oxidoreductase encodes MTGQNAEHRISINAVAPGAILTDMVIGSFKQINPNDWESASKEFVKDNPAKRLGEPKEVGHLVAFLLSGEAPFINGAIIPIDGAQSAKY; translated from the coding sequence ATGACAGGGCAAAACGCCGAGCACAGGATCAGCATTAATGCCGTGGCACCTGGAGCCATTCTGACAGATATGGTCATCGGTTCGTTCAAACAGATCAATCCGAATGACTGGGAGTCAGCATCCAAAGAGTTCGTTAAGGACAATCCGGCGAAGCGCTTGGGTGAACCGAAGGAAGTAGGGCATCTCGTTGCCTTCCTGCTGTCCGGCGAAGCACCGTTTATCAATGGAGCCATTATTCCGATTGATGGTGCACAGTCAGCCAAATATTGA
- a CDS encoding retropepsin-like aspartic protease, translating to MKISEIYGLPFISIKLEFRGKVLLLEKVLLDTGSASTLLNADVVREVGMVPEENDLVEIIRGVGGIEYVYTKSLDSITVEGTTINNFQIEIGNMDYGLEIDGILGFNFMRQTGVVINTNLMELSIDKP from the coding sequence ATGAAAATTTCAGAGATTTATGGTTTACCATTTATAAGCATAAAACTTGAATTTAGAGGAAAAGTACTACTTTTAGAAAAAGTCCTTTTGGATACCGGATCAGCCAGTACATTGTTGAATGCAGATGTAGTTCGGGAAGTAGGAATGGTTCCTGAAGAGAATGATCTCGTTGAGATTATAAGAGGTGTAGGCGGTATAGAGTATGTTTATACCAAGTCACTCGATTCTATCACTGTAGAAGGAACAACGATTAATAATTTTCAGATTGAAATAGGAAATATGGATTATGGTTTAGAGATTGACGGAATTTTGGGATTTAATTTTATGAGACAGACTGGTGTTGTAATTAATACCAACCTGATGGAACTAAGTATAGATAAGCCATAA
- a CDS encoding GNAT family N-acetyltransferase, whose translation MKSQLFIHSNSITLRPFTLEDQAAVYALTQQPEITDILPDWKMTEEQLREFLQFVVGSYEQFNPEDVRILLAVVHNEDQRIIGWCGVFPNDLLDRADREVAYAISRDYRNKGYISEAVHALTAYLFEHTLLVRIVGIVKPFNQPSRKVLEHAGFRYISRRMLMDQECYDYFELLKVKSEPVQPKQIHSEIRLRRAQQEDAVVLTEICTRAFDHVIKVWADNEKDIDSNLCPPDYSSVRMHRYVIREWDYYVVESDGCAIGGVSVNVLGRKHARIDKIYIDPVCQGRGVGTQVMRLIEAEFPQIEIWKLETSGRQEDNHHFYEKMGYVRIYASEDEFGYEKNMSIDPLDPTCDATLSMDSGESVIEYVQANLDSVRYSTSNLTNSRITDCNLSGSKFTNLNMTNILLADLRLTDSKIELCALDGVQFQDTHLGSDRVPMQWAHCDLGGSRFIDCDLSGVQLEQCQVNGMKINGVEVEELLAAYEAMKS comes from the coding sequence ATGAAAAGCCAATTATTCATCCATTCAAACTCAATTACGTTGCGTCCATTTACGCTTGAAGATCAGGCTGCCGTGTATGCATTAACCCAACAACCTGAAATCACAGATATCCTGCCAGATTGGAAGATGACCGAGGAGCAGTTGCGTGAATTTTTACAATTTGTTGTTGGCAGTTACGAACAGTTCAACCCGGAAGATGTACGTATCCTGCTTGCCGTTGTACACAATGAAGATCAGCGCATCATTGGTTGGTGTGGCGTATTTCCAAATGACCTGCTGGATCGTGCTGACCGTGAAGTGGCCTACGCCATCTCCCGGGATTACCGTAATAAAGGATACATCTCAGAGGCGGTGCATGCCCTAACAGCATATTTATTTGAGCATACCTTGCTGGTTCGCATCGTGGGCATTGTGAAGCCGTTCAACCAGCCGTCACGCAAAGTTCTGGAGCATGCGGGTTTTCGTTATATCTCTCGCAGAATGCTTATGGACCAGGAGTGCTACGATTATTTTGAACTACTCAAAGTAAAGTCCGAACCAGTGCAACCGAAGCAGATACATTCTGAAATTCGCTTACGACGAGCGCAACAGGAAGATGCTGTTGTACTTACAGAGATTTGCACTCGTGCTTTTGATCATGTCATAAAAGTCTGGGCGGATAATGAGAAGGATATCGATAGCAATCTATGCCCGCCTGATTATTCGTCAGTTCGCATGCATCGTTACGTGATCCGTGAATGGGATTATTATGTTGTAGAATCAGATGGATGCGCTATTGGCGGAGTGAGTGTTAACGTGCTTGGACGAAAACATGCCAGGATCGATAAGATCTATATTGACCCCGTATGCCAGGGCCGTGGCGTGGGAACTCAAGTCATGAGGCTTATTGAAGCTGAATTTCCGCAGATTGAAATCTGGAAGCTGGAGACCTCAGGTCGGCAGGAGGATAATCATCATTTTTACGAAAAAATGGGATATGTTCGTATCTATGCATCTGAGGATGAGTTTGGATATGAGAAAAACATGTCAATTGATCCTTTGGATCCAACATGTGATGCGACATTATCCATGGACTCGGGTGAGTCAGTGATTGAATATGTTCAAGCTAATCTGGACTCAGTCCGTTACAGCACCAGTAATCTGACCAATAGTCGGATTACCGACTGCAACCTGAGTGGAAGCAAATTTACCAATCTAAATATGACCAATATATTGCTAGCTGATTTACGCCTAACCGACAGCAAGATTGAATTATGTGCTTTGGATGGCGTTCAATTCCAGGACACACACCTTGGATCTGACCGTGTACCTATGCAGTGGGCGCATTGTGATCTTGGGGGAAGTCGTTTTATCGATTGCGATCTATCTGGAGTGCAGTTGGAACAGTGTCAAGTGAACGGGATGAAGATCAACGGAGTAGAAGTAGAGGAATTACTTGCAGCCTATGAGGCTATGAAGTCCTGA
- a CDS encoding YfbM family protein codes for MGMSGRYLVVTKELVESIKSGEVSVHDCAVDLDIDKTWQMLQFTLNGNLLEGGPPLGYVVPLAGEQYVGNYSDMDLFLLSNEQVLEAYMALEQLTPEELKQRYSLDQMIAEGVYPVMEDWDAEETFQEIVQTVDDVQALFQATAASGNGIIFYVF; via the coding sequence ATGGGAATGTCCGGCAGATATCTTGTGGTAACTAAGGAGCTAGTTGAATCCATCAAGTCAGGTGAGGTTAGTGTGCATGATTGTGCAGTGGATCTAGATATCGATAAAACGTGGCAGATGCTGCAGTTCACGCTGAACGGTAACTTGTTAGAAGGGGGGCCGCCCCTGGGATATGTTGTGCCTCTCGCAGGTGAGCAATACGTGGGAAACTATTCGGACATGGATCTATTTTTGCTTAGTAACGAGCAGGTGCTGGAAGCCTACATGGCATTGGAGCAACTCACACCGGAGGAATTGAAGCAACGGTATAGTCTGGACCAAATGATCGCTGAAGGCGTCTATCCTGTCATGGAAGATTGGGACGCGGAAGAGACATTTCAGGAGATCGTTCAGACTGTGGATGATGTCCAGGCCTTATTTCAGGCCACGGCTGCAAGTGGGAACGGGATCATCTTTTATGTTTTCTAA
- a CDS encoding copper amine oxidase N-terminal domain-containing protein: protein MAVPLVLLMVVLTGCQAVGGVDVGKAMANGASIKSGESRQSMNINIEPAKEFATEKDLEMIELINSISLDIDQAKMKDAKTASIKGTLSMEGTKLPFHLSMNESQLVIDLDGAQKPLYISLDTFQDAQALPMVDTKALEKQLEELSPKLFSFVLKHLSNPKNISVTPVQESVNGEALSLSKLHLEVSGEEMLAMVKPFLTSISKDEQGLKDLIGDLYDVFYPVLEAVNEVEGGGDETLNSIVPESKDEAVASLYAIIKVGLDSMLVNYDQELNNLLNETPEFKTVFGTDTKLKLDFYLDSKLDVRKQNFELKVALPASEDLPVNSVTVSGDSEQWNIAGTVAVDEVDVSGGVMDLMKDDITPGQMLRNFDSNSLAYQLLKDEAGITSKSVVLFPDDEYAGAITVKNTTFVPLRYVSEELDAEVKWTKGSNQIVVIDDITGDEIVLTVGSKKATVAGKEVTMVESAYVGKDGKTYVPLRFVAESLGATVDKEQETGWIYIDRP from the coding sequence ATGGCAGTGCCACTAGTACTTTTAATGGTTGTTCTTACAGGATGTCAGGCTGTGGGTGGAGTAGACGTTGGCAAAGCAATGGCCAATGGCGCGAGTATCAAGTCCGGTGAATCCAGACAATCCATGAATATAAACATAGAACCGGCTAAGGAATTTGCTACAGAAAAAGACCTTGAAATGATCGAACTTATTAACTCCATATCCCTGGATATTGATCAAGCCAAAATGAAAGATGCGAAGACAGCATCGATCAAAGGTACACTGAGCATGGAGGGAACGAAGTTACCTTTCCACCTGTCCATGAATGAGTCCCAATTGGTCATTGATCTGGACGGAGCCCAGAAACCGCTGTACATATCTCTGGATACGTTCCAGGATGCACAGGCTCTTCCAATGGTAGATACGAAGGCTCTGGAGAAACAACTCGAGGAACTTTCCCCGAAACTGTTCTCTTTTGTTCTGAAACATCTGTCTAATCCGAAGAACATTTCCGTAACACCGGTACAGGAATCCGTGAATGGCGAAGCGCTTAGCCTCTCCAAGCTGCATCTGGAAGTTAGTGGTGAAGAGATGCTGGCTATGGTTAAACCGTTCCTGACGAGTATTTCGAAAGATGAGCAAGGACTGAAAGACCTGATTGGCGATCTGTATGATGTGTTCTACCCTGTACTTGAAGCTGTAAATGAGGTTGAAGGCGGGGGAGATGAAACGCTGAATTCGATCGTTCCTGAATCGAAAGATGAAGCCGTTGCGTCACTGTACGCCATCATCAAAGTAGGACTGGACAGTATGCTGGTCAATTATGATCAGGAGCTGAACAACCTGTTGAATGAGACCCCTGAATTCAAAACGGTCTTTGGCACAGATACCAAACTGAAATTGGACTTTTATCTCGACAGCAAGCTGGATGTTCGCAAGCAAAACTTTGAACTGAAAGTAGCACTGCCTGCTTCGGAAGATCTGCCGGTGAACTCCGTAACCGTAAGTGGAGACAGTGAACAGTGGAATATCGCTGGAACGGTTGCAGTTGATGAAGTGGATGTATCCGGCGGCGTTATGGATCTGATGAAGGATGATATTACGCCTGGACAGATGCTGCGCAATTTTGATTCCAATTCACTGGCATATCAATTGCTGAAAGATGAAGCTGGAATCACGAGTAAAAGTGTAGTGCTCTTCCCGGATGATGAATACGCTGGGGCGATCACTGTTAAGAATACAACATTTGTTCCGCTTCGCTACGTGTCTGAAGAATTGGATGCTGAAGTGAAATGGACCAAAGGCTCGAACCAAATCGTTGTCATTGACGACATCACTGGTGATGAGATTGTCCTGACCGTAGGTTCCAAGAAGGCAACCGTTGCTGGTAAAGAAGTAACCATGGTGGAATCCGCCTATGTAGGCAAGGACGGCAAGACGTATGTGCCGCTGCGCTTTGTGGCTGAATCCCTTGGAGCTACTGTAGATAAGGAACAAGAAACAGGCTGGATTTACATTGACCGTCCTTAA
- a CDS encoding LLM class flavin-dependent oxidoreductase — protein MEIGISTFVETNPDVKTGELISHAQRIRDVVEEIVLADQVGLDVYGVGEHHRADYAASSPAVILAAAASQTKNIRLTSAVTVLSSHDPVRVYQDFATLDGISNGRAEIMAGRGSFIESFPLFGYDLNDYDELFDEKLDLLLKLRDSEKVTWEGKHRPSFNNLGIYPRPVQEKLPVWIGSGGNQESVVRAGLLGLPLVLAIIGGRPVQFAPLVELYKKAAAHAGHDASKLTVASHSHGFIADTTDEAVEKFFPPAQAVMNILGRERGWGHYSRATFDAARSLEGALYVGDVDTVAQKIIYLRKEVGITRFMLHTPLGTMPHNEVMRAIELLGKEVAPIVRKEIARWEAENEEAR, from the coding sequence ATGGAAATCGGAATTAGTACATTCGTGGAGACGAACCCGGATGTAAAAACAGGAGAACTTATCAGTCATGCGCAGCGTATTCGCGATGTTGTTGAAGAGATTGTTTTGGCAGATCAGGTAGGTCTGGATGTATATGGCGTGGGAGAACATCATCGTGCTGACTACGCTGCTTCATCACCAGCTGTCATTCTGGCGGCAGCAGCTTCACAGACCAAGAATATTCGCTTGACGAGTGCGGTAACCGTGCTGTCATCGCATGATCCGGTACGGGTTTATCAGGATTTTGCGACATTAGATGGCATTTCAAATGGGCGTGCAGAGATTATGGCAGGGCGGGGATCATTTATCGAATCGTTTCCACTGTTTGGCTATGATCTGAACGACTACGATGAGTTATTCGACGAGAAACTGGATTTGCTGCTCAAGCTGCGTGATTCGGAAAAAGTAACCTGGGAAGGCAAACACCGCCCTTCCTTTAACAATCTGGGCATCTACCCGCGCCCGGTACAGGAAAAACTTCCGGTATGGATTGGCAGTGGTGGTAATCAGGAATCCGTAGTTCGTGCAGGGCTGCTCGGTTTGCCACTGGTGCTTGCCATTATCGGTGGCCGTCCGGTACAATTCGCACCACTGGTGGAACTGTACAAGAAAGCAGCTGCACATGCGGGACATGATGCTTCCAAGCTGACCGTTGCTTCTCACTCTCACGGCTTCATTGCCGATACAACAGACGAAGCCGTGGAGAAATTCTTCCCGCCAGCGCAAGCGGTCATGAACATACTGGGCCGTGAACGTGGATGGGGACACTACAGCCGTGCAACATTTGATGCGGCGCGTAGCCTGGAAGGTGCATTGTATGTAGGTGATGTGGATACCGTAGCTCAGAAAATTATTTACCTGCGCAAAGAAGTCGGGATTACACGCTTCATGTTACACACCCCACTCGGCACAATGCCGCACAACGAGGTCATGAGAGCGATCGAACTGCTTGGTAAAGAAGTCGCTCCAATCGTGCGTAAAGAAATTGCACGTTGGGAAGCTGAGAACGAAGAGGCACGTTAA
- a CDS encoding bifunctional 2-polyprenyl-6-hydroxyphenol methylase/3-demethylubiquinol 3-O-methyltransferase UbiG yields the protein MKRDHIIKYYSGFDEWGRLEREPIEFIINMHYIREHLPDTGSILDNGAGPGKYAMELAKLGYQVTLSDLTPSSVDTARQKAQEFGLAQQFDGFHVLDATSLSGVADETYDASLMLGPLYHLQTEGERMAAVQELYRVTKRGGVVFVAMQSRMRMSINSLQSPQHWKPNDNMAAIHSFVEKGIFDHQDQGRFTGAYYFNIQDVTPFMEQRGFETVDLIGSSSLRAMLTDEQQQYWKERGEYDELMQYMIEAAKDPSILGISSHLLYIGRKK from the coding sequence ATGAAGAGAGATCACATTATTAAATATTATTCCGGGTTTGATGAGTGGGGCAGACTGGAGCGGGAACCGATTGAATTCATCATTAACATGCATTACATCAGGGAACATCTCCCCGATACTGGCTCTATTCTGGATAATGGGGCTGGCCCGGGGAAGTATGCCATGGAGCTTGCGAAACTGGGGTACCAGGTCACTTTATCGGATCTGACACCTTCCTCCGTGGATACTGCGAGGCAAAAGGCTCAGGAGTTTGGTTTGGCACAGCAATTCGATGGGTTCCATGTTCTCGATGCCACTTCTCTCTCCGGTGTTGCTGACGAGACGTACGATGCGTCCCTCATGCTGGGGCCGTTATATCATCTGCAGACAGAAGGGGAGCGGATGGCTGCTGTTCAGGAGTTGTATCGTGTGACCAAGCGAGGTGGCGTGGTGTTTGTAGCCATGCAAAGCCGAATGCGCATGAGTATCAATTCGTTACAGTCTCCGCAGCACTGGAAACCGAATGATAACATGGCAGCAATCCATTCTTTTGTGGAAAAGGGTATATTCGATCATCAGGATCAAGGACGATTTACGGGAGCATACTATTTTAATATTCAGGACGTTACGCCCTTCATGGAGCAACGTGGATTTGAAACCGTGGATTTGATTGGTTCATCCAGCCTTAGAGCGATGCTCACGGACGAGCAGCAGCAATACTGGAAAGAGCGTGGCGAGTATGATGAACTCATGCAATATATGATTGAAGCCGCCAAAGACCCTTCCATATTGGGAATCTCGTCTCATTTGCTGTACATTGGGAGGAAGAAATAA
- a CDS encoding TetR/AcrR family transcriptional regulator, whose translation MKDLNSGSTESAHTVTTFQEARLQHSDNLRQNIVHAAAALLQEHGPEAVTVRRVAERMECSTKIIYNLFGKKEGLAKHLYLEGCSLMAQRFETIPRQASFEQYFRDLAYVYWDFGISQSSFYQLMFGGSFSEFKPDGETLQGTATALKQVSALVEIAIEQGMLQVQDPMLAVRMIWAPLHGVIHLYLGGHIESEEAAKTLYDHTLSMVIHSLVSTSANG comes from the coding sequence ATGAAGGATCTTAATTCGGGTTCCACAGAATCTGCACATACGGTAACAACCTTTCAGGAAGCCAGACTCCAGCACTCGGATAATCTGCGGCAAAATATTGTGCATGCTGCTGCCGCTTTACTGCAAGAGCATGGACCAGAAGCCGTCACGGTACGCCGTGTAGCTGAACGCATGGAGTGCTCCACCAAAATCATATATAACCTTTTTGGCAAAAAAGAAGGGTTAGCCAAACATCTATATTTAGAGGGATGCTCCCTCATGGCCCAGCGTTTTGAAACTATACCCCGGCAGGCATCGTTCGAACAATATTTCCGTGATCTGGCCTACGTCTACTGGGACTTCGGCATTTCTCAATCCAGCTTCTATCAGCTGATGTTTGGAGGATCTTTTTCCGAATTCAAACCAGATGGAGAGACCTTACAGGGAACAGCAACTGCACTGAAACAAGTGTCTGCTTTGGTGGAGATAGCCATTGAACAGGGAATGCTTCAAGTGCAAGATCCCATGCTTGCGGTTCGGATGATCTGGGCTCCCTTACACGGTGTTATTCATCTGTATTTGGGAGGCCATATTGAGAGCGAAGAAGCTGCCAAAACCCTCTATGATCATACGTTGTCAATGGTTATACACTCCCTTGTGAGTACATCTGCGAATGGATAA